Proteins from a single region of Apium graveolens cultivar Ventura chromosome 7, ASM990537v1, whole genome shotgun sequence:
- the LOC141674910 gene encoding uncharacterized protein LOC141674910 — MEDRTADSLVEEREELMVPPGAGNPTFRKAHFLKPILSKDPLDLPPLPSPILSSKLSLQNAEKSILICFKSSPSEKWKLWVKNMKPGYQKIWKKSGIYHAIMASTYSVPGDKMLILDIAEFWCCDTNTFMFPWGEVTITLEDMMHLGCLSVLGSSVFTPLNDESVVVFDCLMSGVKDIRCANGNMTPCKWMEHFMTSCDYVEHEAFLVFWLSKFVFPRTQIVIQDINVAIHLSRGNRIALAPVVLACIYRDMTVLHDSIVKSVGSKSRNCLKFTAWHYDLVQMWVWERFVGFRPFTNVIDREEPRSARWN; from the coding sequence ATGGAGGATCGCACGGCAGATTCTCTTGTGGAAGAAAGAGAAGAGCTCATGGTTCCACCTGGTGCTGGAAACCCGACATTTAGAAAAGCCCATTTTCTCAAACCCATTTTAAGTAAAGATCCTCTTGATCTTCCTCCTCTTCCAAGTCCAATACTATCCTCAAAACTCAGTCTTCAGAATGCTGAAAAATCGATCTTAATATGCTTCAAGTCAAGCCCATCAGAAAAATGGAAGCTTTGGGTGAAAAATATGAAGCCCGGGTACCAAAAAATATGGAAGAAAAGTGGTATCTACCATGCGATCATGGCTTCAACTTACAGTGTGCCTGGAGATAAGatgttaatcttggatattgcTGAGTTTTGGTGCTGTGATACAAATACATTTATGTTTCCGTGGGGTGAGGTAACTATTACTCTTGAAGATATGATGCACTTAGGATGTTTATCTGTTTTAGGTTCCTCAGTTTTCACTCCTTTAAATGATGAGTCGGTTGTTGTTTTCGATTGTCTGATGAGTGGTGTCAAGGACATTAGATGTGCCAATGGAAATATGACTCCTTGTAAGTGGATGGAGCATTTTATGACTAGTTGTGATTATGTAGAACATGAAGCATTTCTTGTGTTTTGGTTGTCTAAGTTTGTTTTTCCTCGCACTCAAATAGTTATACAGGATATTAATGTGGCTATTCATTTATCCCGTGGTAATAGGATTGCGCTTGCACCTGTTGTTCTTGCTTGCATTTATAGAGATATGACTGTGTTACACGATTCTATTGTTAAGTCCGTTGGGTCCAAGTCTAGAAATTGTTTAAAGTTCACTGCATGGCACTATGATTTGGTGCAGATGTGGGTTTGGGAGAGGTTTGTTGGATTTAGGCCATTCACAAATGTCATAGATAGGGAAGAGCCTAGATCAGCACGGTGGAATTAA